From one Pristis pectinata isolate sPriPec2 chromosome 14, sPriPec2.1.pri, whole genome shotgun sequence genomic stretch:
- the tmem138 gene encoding transmembrane protein 138 isoform X1 → MLQVSNYSLVLSVQFIIMIFDLFANSFSELLLTEPVVPLIIFIIQDIGILFNIIIIFLMFFNTFVFQAGLVKLLIHRFTGTIIVSGIYFLLSVSFHVWIQNLRWRNRYKFVWTNWLQAFFVFQRFAAILYYYCYKRTTLCLGDPRLYEDSEWLRNEFFRVRK, encoded by the exons ATGCTCCAAGTATCAAACTACAGCCTTGTGCTGTCAGTACAATTCATTATAATGATCTTCGATCTGTTCGCCAATTCCTTCTCCGAACTTTTATTAACAGAACCAGTCGTTCCTCTAATAATATTCAT TATACAAGACATTGGAATCCTCTTCAATATCATCATCATCTTCCTTATGTTCTTCAACACATTTGTCTTTCAAGCAGGGTTGGTCAAATTGTTGATTCACAGGTTTACAGGAACCATTATTGTCTCTGGGATTTACTTTTTACTGAGTGTCAGCTTTCATGTTTGGATTCAG AATCTGCGATGGCGGAACCGTTACAAGTTTGTGTGGACAAATTGGCTTCAGGCATTTTTTGTCTTCCAACGGTTTG CTGCTATTTTATACTATTACTGCTACAAAAGAACCACGCTTTGCCTTGGAGACCCTCGATTATATGAAGACTCAGAATGGCTCCGAAATGAATTTTTCCGTGTCCGAAAATAA
- the tmem138 gene encoding transmembrane protein 138 isoform X2: protein MFFNTFVFQAGLVKLLIHRFTGTIIVSGIYFLLSVSFHVWIQNLRWRNRYKFVWTNWLQAFFVFQRFAAILYYYCYKRTTLCLGDPRLYEDSEWLRNEFFRVRK from the exons ATGTTCTTCAACACATTTGTCTTTCAAGCAGGGTTGGTCAAATTGTTGATTCACAGGTTTACAGGAACCATTATTGTCTCTGGGATTTACTTTTTACTGAGTGTCAGCTTTCATGTTTGGATTCAG AATCTGCGATGGCGGAACCGTTACAAGTTTGTGTGGACAAATTGGCTTCAGGCATTTTTTGTCTTCCAACGGTTTG CTGCTATTTTATACTATTACTGCTACAAAAGAACCACGCTTTGCCTTGGAGACCCTCGATTATATGAAGACTCAGAATGGCTCCGAAATGAATTTTTCCGTGTCCGAAAATAA